DNA from Funiculus sociatus GB2-C1:
GCCTCCAAAGTTAGGTGCTGACTAATGCCCTGCATTTGCCGCGCGAGTTTCGTTAAGTCCAGCATAGTTAAGCTACCAGCTTTTTGCCTATCAGCTATTAGCTTAATTGATGAAGCATCAAGATGCTCAGATTGAATTTATTGTTATGCAAAGACGAGAACATCAGCGTTAGTCATCGCCAGTCCAGTAGAAAGGGTGGCAAATTGCACTTGTGCAGTTCCACCAATACCGTCTTTATCAAAGAACAAACCGCCAGTTGTGCTGTTGTAAATGAAGCGATCGCTTGCATCCCCAGCACTTGCACCAATGTGGAACTGCGAAGCGGTAATTGCTGCATTTGCCGTTAGTCCTGCACCTTGGAAGTAAGCACTAGCTCCCGAAATGCCAATGGTGTCTTGTGCTAGTGAGAAATCAACAATTCTATCCACACCTTCCACCGATGGATCGATGAAGTCAAAGCGATCTGCACCGCGACCGCCTTTGAGGGTGTCATTGCCAGTACGACCCATCAGGATGTCGCTACCACTACCACCGACTAAAATGTCGTTACCCATCATGCCATTCAGGATGTCGTTCCCACCCCTGCCATACAGATAATTGTTGCCATCGTTCCCGGTGATAGTGTTGTTGAGGTTGTTACCCGAACCAGTGGTGCCAGCTAGGAGGATGAGTTTTTCCAAATTGGTACCCAGCGTGTAACTTCCCGGCGAACCTAGAGTAACTACAACTGTATCTATACCAGCATTCAAGCCTTCGTTGATGGTGGTGGTGGAAGCAGGATCGATTCTATAAGTATCATTACCTGCGCCACCATTGAGAATGTTGTTGCCGTCTCCACCAAACAGGGTGTCATCGCCATCGCCACCATTGAGAATGTTGTTGCCTGCATTCCCGATGATAATGTTGTTGCCAGCATTACCCGTGCCATTAATGTTGGCATTACCTGTGAGAGTTAAATTTTCGACGTTGGCGCCCAGCGTCCAAGTAACGCTTGATTGAACGCCGTCAAAGCCAGCATTTACTGCTTCGACAACGACATCATTGACGTTATCAACGATATACAGATCGTTACCCGCGCCACCTTCCATGCGATCGCTACCCGTACCCCCATCGAGAATGTCGCCGCCATCTAAACCGCGTAGGATGTCATTACCTGCTAATCCGTTAATCTCGTCATTGCCATTAGTTCCGTTTAAGGAGGGGTCGTTGCCATTAGTTCCGTTGATTATTGCCATATTCTTGTACCTTGTTAGGGAAATTTATAGTGTTTATGCGACGACGATATCAGCGTTGGTCATCGCCAGTCCAGTAGAAAGGGTGGCAAATTGCACTTGTGCAGTTCCACCGATACCATCTTTGTCAAAGAACAAACCGCCAGTTGTGCTGTTGTAAATGAAGCGATCGCCTGCGTCCCCTGCACTAGCACCGATGCGGAACTGCGAAGCTGTAATTGCCGCGCCAACTGTTAGCCCCGCGTTGGCAAACATTGAGCCAGAACGAGTAGCAATGCCAATCGTGTCGTCTACTACTGAAAAATCCGTAATCCGATCTACAGCGCTTGACTTGCCATGAAAGTAAAACTTATCGGCACCAATGCCGCCTGTAAGTACGTCGCTGCCACCTCCACCCACCAAGGTGTCGTTTCCCGGGTTACCAATTAGGGTGTCATTACCTGCTTTTCCTTTAAGAGTGTCATTGCTGTAATCTCCCCTTATTTCGTTGCCCAGTTCGTTACCTGTGCCATACATAGAAACGCCACTACTGATGCCATATAAATACAGGTTTTCCACGTTGGCACTAAGCGTCCAAGAGTCCCTAGAAAAAACCAAGTCCGTACCACCATTTACGCCTTCAACGATGGTTTCGGTGCCTTTAGTAACGTTATACATATCCCAGTGGAGGGTATAAGTATCGTTACCATTTCCACCGATGAGGATATCTTTGCCGCCTCCACCAACGAGGGTGTCATCGCCATCACCACCATTTAGAGTGTTATCGGCGCTATTTCCTTGAAGGAGGTTGTTAAAAGCATTACCTGTACCATTTATCGCCGCCGTACCTAGAAGAGTCAAATCTTCTAGGTTGGCACCCAGCGTATAGCTGACGAAAGTTTGAACTATGTCTCTGCCACCGTTGGCAGCTTCGATAATGGTGTCGGTGGTATCGTTGATGACATAAGTATCGTTGTCAGCGCCACCATTTAGGATATCGCTTCCGCCTCCTCCCGCAAGGAAATCATTGCCAGCGCCTCCAATTAGCGTGTTGTTAGCATCATTTCCGATCAGGGTGTTGCTACTAGCATTACCTGTGCCATTGATGTTGGCATTACCTGTGAGAGTTAAATTTTCCAGACCATCACCCAGTGTCCAAGTAATGCTCGATTTAACCGTGTCTGTGAAATATGGAGCAGAAGGATTAGAAGAATTGCTATCTTCAATAATTTGGTCGCCTATGTTGTCAACAATGTAGGTATCGCTGCCATCTCCACCCTCCATGCGATCGGCACCCGTACCGCCATCTAAAATGTCGTCGCCAGCTAAACCGAATAAACTGTCATTGCCAGCTAGTGGTCTGTCAAAAAAGAATTGACGGATAATAGAAATGTAAGCAACCCATAAACAATGCCAGCCAAACGATATATTGTTTCCCTGACAAATGAGGAACGGCAAACGCTAG
Protein-coding regions in this window:
- a CDS encoding calcium-binding protein; amino-acid sequence: MAIINGTNGNDPSLNGTNGNDEINGLAGNDILRGLDGGDILDGGTGSDRMEGGAGNDLYIVDNVNDVVVEAVNAGFDGVQSSVTWTLGANVENLTLTGNANINGTGNAGNNIIIGNAGNNILNGGDGDDTLFGGDGNNILNGGAGNDTYRIDPASTTTINEGLNAGIDTVVVTLGSPGSYTLGTNLEKLILLAGTTGSGNNLNNTITGNDGNNYLYGRGGNDILNGMMGNDILVGGSGSDILMGRTGNDTLKGGRGADRFDFIDPSVEGVDRIVDFSLAQDTIGISGASAYFQGAGLTANAAITASQFHIGASAGDASDRFIYNSTTGGLFFDKDGIGGTAQVQFATLSTGLAMTNADVLVFA
- a CDS encoding calcium-binding protein — protein: MPFLICQGNNISFGWHCLWVAYISIIRQFFFDRPLAGNDSLFGLAGDDILDGGTGADRMEGGDGSDTYIVDNIGDQIIEDSNSSNPSAPYFTDTVKSSITWTLGDGLENLTLTGNANINGTGNASSNTLIGNDANNTLIGGAGNDFLAGGGGSDILNGGADNDTYVINDTTDTIIEAANGGRDIVQTFVSYTLGANLEDLTLLGTAAINGTGNAFNNLLQGNSADNTLNGGDGDDTLVGGGGKDILIGGNGNDTYTLHWDMYNVTKGTETIVEGVNGGTDLVFSRDSWTLSANVENLYLYGISSGVSMYGTGNELGNEIRGDYSNDTLKGKAGNDTLIGNPGNDTLVGGGGSDVLTGGIGADKFYFHGKSSAVDRITDFSVVDDTIGIATRSGSMFANAGLTVGAAITASQFRIGASAGDAGDRFIYNSTTGGLFFDKDGIGGTAQVQFATLSTGLAMTNADIVVA